One Centroberyx gerrardi isolate f3 chromosome 6, fCenGer3.hap1.cur.20231027, whole genome shotgun sequence genomic region harbors:
- the LOC139907722 gene encoding extracellular calcium-sensing receptor-like, producing MMFSLSFFSPVSSSLSSSCRLQGQFLLNGIHKDGDVVLGGLFEVHYSSVFPELSFTSEPQQPRCQGFDILGFRHAQTMAFAIDEINRNSNLLPNVTLGYSLYDNCATLGVGFRASLSLASGREEQFLLDETCLGSPPVLGIVGDSYSTYTIAISSVLGLYKVPIVSYFATCSCLSDRQRFPSFFRTIPSDSFQVRAMLQILKRFGWTWAGLLVSDDDYGLHAARSFQTDLAQSGGGCLAYSEVLPWGNDPTEFRRIVDVMRKSTARVVIVFAHQGYMLNLMEEVIKQNVTGLQWMASEAWTAAAVLQTPRLMPYLGGTLGIAIRRGEIPGLRDFLLRIRPDNDANSSYGNSMVRQFWEYTFQCRFAPPPAGWVNAGGALCTGQEDLGNVETGFLDESDLRIEYNVYKAVYALAYALDDMLQCVPGRGPFSGHSCASLQRLEPWQLVYYLEKVNFSTAFGDQVSFDENGDALPIYDVMNWLWLPDGSTTVQSVGVVKKSASTGEELMLDEDRIFWNFKSKKPPQSVCSNSCPPGTRMARKKGEPVCCFDCIPCSEGKISNETGSMECNSCPEDFWSSPRRDHCVPKRMEFLSYHEPLGICLTTASLLGTLICSIVLGIFTYHRSTPMVRANNSELSFLLLLSLKLCFLCSLLFIGRPKLWTCQLRHAAFGISFVLCVSCILVKTMVVLAVFKASKPGGGANLKWFGAVQQRGTVLALTSIQAAICTAWLVSSSPAPHKNTQYHNDKIVYECVVGSTIGFAVLLGYIGLLAILSFLLAFLARNLPDNFNEAKLITFSMLIFCAVWVAFIPAYVNSPGKYADAVEVFAILASSFGLLVALFGPKCYIILLRPERNTKKAIMGRGTTKT from the exons ATGATGTTCTCattgtcttttttctcccctgtgtcttcctccctttcctcctcctgtcggTTACAAGGACAGTTTCTTCTGAATGGGATACACAAGGATGGGGATGTGGTTCTGGGTGGGCTTTTTGAGGTCCACtactcctctgtcttccctgaGCTGTCTTTCACCTCAGAGCCACAGCAGCCCAGATGCCAAGG TTTTGACATTCTAGGGTTCCGGCATGCTCAGACCATGGCTTTTGCTATTGATGAGATCAACAGGAACTCCAACCTGCTACCTAATGTGACTCTGGGATACAGTCTCTATGATAACTGTGCCACACTTGGAGTTGGATTCCGTGCTTCATTGTCGTTGGCCAGTGGCCGAGAGGAGCAGTTTCTATTAGACGAGACTTGTTTAGGGTCCCCTCCAGTCCTGGGGATTGTGGGTGATTCCTACTCAACATATACTATTGCCATCTCCAGTGTCCTAGGTTTATACAAGGTGCCCATC GTGAGTTACTTTGCCACATGCTCCTGCCTGAGTGACCGACAACGGTTCCCATCCTTCTTTAGAACAATCCCAAGTGATTCCTTCCAG GTGCGTGCTATGCTCCAGATTCTAAAGCGGTTCGGCTGGACTTGGGCGGGCCTGCTGGTCAGTGATGATGACTATGGACTCCACGCTGCCCGATCCTTCCAAACTGACCTGGCTCAGTCTGGTGGGGGTTGTCTGGCCTACTCAGAGGTTTTGCCCTGGGGCAATGACCCAACTGAATTTAGGAGGATTGTCGATGTGATGAGGAAATCCACAGCTCGTGTGGTCATTGTGTTTGCACATCAGGGCTACATGCTTAACCTCATGGAAGAG GTGATAAAGCAGAATGTGACAGGTCTGCAGTGGATGGCCAGTGAAGCCTGGACAGCAGCTGCTGTGCTCCAGACCCCCCGCCTCATGCCGTACCTGGGAGGCACGCTGGGCATTGCCATCCGTCGAGGAGAGATACCAGGGCTCAGGGACTTCCTGTTAAGAATACGACCTGACAATGACGCTAACAGCAGCTATGGAAATAGCATG GTGAGGCAGTTTTGGGAATACACATTTCAGTGTAGATTTGCACCACCTCCAGCAGGGTGGGTGAATGCTGGAGGAGCACTGTGCACTGGACAGGAAGATCTAGGGAATGTGGAGACTGGCTTTTTGGATGAGTCAGATCTCAGGATAGAATACAATGTGTACAAGGCTGTGTATGCCCTGGCGTACGCCCTTGATGACATGCTGCAGTGTGTGCCAGGCAGAGGGCCTTTCAGCGGGCACAGCTGTGCCAGTTTGCAGAGACTGGAGCCATGGCAG CTTGTGTATTACTTGGAAAAAGTTAACTTCTCCACAGCATTTGGTGATCAAGTGTCATTTGATGAGAATGGTGATGCCTTACCAATCTACGATGTAATGAACTGGCTGTGGCTCCCTGATGGGAGCACAACGGTTCagagtgtgggtgtggttaagaAGTCGGCCTCCACAGGTGAAGAGCTCATGCTTGATGAAGACAGAATCTTCTGGAATTTTAAATCCAAAAAG CCGCCCCAGTCAGTGTGCAGTAACAGCTGCCCCCCAGGTACCCGCATGGCCAGAAAGAAGGGGGAACCTGTGTGCTGTTTTGACTGCATCCCATGTTCTGAGGGAAAGATCAGCAATGAGACGG GCTCCATGGAGTGCAACAGTTGTCCAGAGGACTTCTGGTCCAGCCCCAGGCGTGATCACTGTGTCCCTAAGAGAATGGAGTTCCTCTCCTACCATGAGCCCTTGGGTATCTGCTTGACAACCGCCTCATTGCTAGGCACACTTATCTGCAGCATTGTCCTAGGAATCTTCACCTATCATCGCAGCACACCCATGGTACGAGCCAACAACTCAGAACTCAGCTTCCTGCTCTTGCTGTCACTCAAACTATGCTTTTTGtgctcactgctgttcattGGCCGTCCCAAGCTATGGACATGTCAGCTGAGACATGCAGCATTTGGGATCAGCTTTGTGCTTTGTGTCTCATGTATCCTGGTGAAAACTATGGTGGTGCTGGCTGTGTTCAAGGCCTCCAAGCCTGGGGGTGGAGCCAATCTGAAGTGGTTTGGTGCTGTACAGCAGAGAGGGACAGTTCTGGCTCTAACTTCCATCCAGGCAGCAATCTGCACAGCGTGGCTTGTCTCTTCCTCACCGGCTcctcataaaaacacacaataccaCAATGACAAGATAGTCTATGAGTGTGTAGTAGGGTCCACAATTGGTTTTGCAGTGTTACTGGGCTATATTGGCTTACTGGCTATCCTCAGCTTCCTCCTAGCATTTCTGGCAAGGAATCTTCCAGACAACTTCAATGAGGCCAAGCTCATCACTTTCAGCATGCTGATCTTCTGTGCCGTGTGGGTGGCCTTTATCCCTGCTTATGTCAATTCCCCAGGAAAATATGCAGATGCGGTGGAGGTATTTGCCATCCTGGCCTCCAGTTTTGGCCTCTTGGTGGCACTGTTTGGACCAAAGTGTTATATAATCCTGCTGAGACctgagagaaacacaaagaaagctATCATGGGTCGAGGCACCACCAAGACATAA